Proteins from a single region of Pseudarthrobacter sp. NIBRBAC000502772:
- a CDS encoding bifunctional 4-hydroxy-2-oxoglutarate aldolase/2-dehydro-3-deoxy-phosphogluconate aldolase, which yields MSDLQSPPVSAILQANPVVAVLRARHAREYAPVIDALVKGGVRSIELTLSTDGVFDLLPDIKRQFGADAEIGVGTVTSGDQAAQALDGGADYLVTPAMVTDVIHAAVAAGVPVFPGGLTPTELLSGMQAGATAVKLFPASTVGPSYIGQLRGPFPDMRVIPSGGIGIDDAADWIAAGALAVSLGGPLLRDAFSGGDLAALTARARQLSALVADAVQARGAR from the coding sequence ATGAGCGATCTCCAGAGCCCTCCCGTTTCCGCCATCCTGCAGGCCAATCCTGTGGTGGCCGTCCTCCGCGCCCGGCATGCCCGGGAATACGCGCCGGTCATCGACGCCCTGGTCAAGGGCGGCGTCCGGTCCATCGAACTGACCCTCAGCACCGATGGTGTGTTCGACCTCCTGCCGGACATCAAACGGCAGTTCGGCGCCGACGCGGAAATCGGCGTCGGCACCGTCACCTCCGGTGACCAGGCTGCGCAGGCGCTCGACGGCGGCGCGGACTACCTGGTGACGCCCGCCATGGTGACGGACGTGATCCACGCTGCGGTTGCGGCCGGCGTTCCGGTGTTCCCCGGCGGGCTGACGCCCACCGAACTGCTGTCCGGCATGCAGGCGGGGGCAACCGCCGTGAAGCTGTTCCCCGCCTCCACTGTGGGCCCCAGCTACATCGGACAGCTGCGAGGGCCCTTCCCGGACATGCGGGTCATTCCGTCCGGTGGCATCGGCATCGATGACGCCGCGGACTGGATCGCCGCAGGGGCGCTTGCCGTCAGCCTGGGCGGCCCGCTGCTCCGTGATGCGTTCTCCGGCGGGGACCTCGCTGCCCTCACGGCCCGTGCCCGGCAGCTCAGCGCTCTGGTGGCGGACGCCGTCCAGGCGAGGGGTGCCCGGTGA
- a CDS encoding SDR family oxidoreductase codes for MNPTAEKSPFDLSGKTAAVTGASRGIGLGIALGLVNAGASVVALQRGPLAPELAAAAEKAGVTAAAVHVDLTSEESVAAATAETLAGHQIDILVNNAGTQIRHDAAEFPLSDFDRVMAINTRAVFQLCQGFGTPMVERGGGKIINMASLLTFQGGLRVPAYAASKGAVAQLTKALCNEWAPRGVNVNAVAPGYIATDMNEALLADAQRHEQISVRIPAARWGTGGDLAGAVVFLASPAADYIHGVVLPVDGGWLAR; via the coding sequence ATGAACCCCACAGCAGAGAAATCGCCGTTCGACCTCAGCGGCAAAACCGCGGCCGTGACCGGCGCCTCCCGCGGGATCGGCCTGGGCATTGCGCTCGGGCTGGTCAACGCCGGCGCCAGCGTTGTGGCACTACAGCGCGGCCCCTTGGCCCCGGAACTGGCAGCCGCTGCGGAAAAGGCAGGCGTCACCGCCGCCGCGGTCCACGTGGACCTGACCAGCGAAGAATCCGTGGCCGCCGCCACAGCGGAAACCCTGGCGGGACACCAGATCGACATCCTGGTCAACAACGCCGGAACCCAGATCCGGCACGACGCGGCAGAGTTCCCGCTGTCCGACTTCGACCGCGTCATGGCCATCAACACCCGCGCCGTCTTCCAGCTGTGCCAGGGCTTCGGCACCCCGATGGTGGAGCGCGGTGGCGGAAAGATCATCAACATGGCTTCCCTGCTCACGTTCCAGGGCGGCCTGCGGGTTCCGGCCTACGCCGCGTCGAAGGGCGCCGTGGCCCAGCTGACCAAGGCGTTGTGCAACGAATGGGCGCCCCGCGGCGTGAACGTCAATGCGGTTGCGCCGGGCTATATCGCCACTGACATGAACGAGGCGCTGCTGGCAGACGCCCAGCGCCACGAACAGATTTCAGTCCGGATCCCGGCGGCACGCTGGGGCACCGGCGGCGACCTCGCCGGCGCCGTGGTGTTCCTTGCCTCCCCGGCCGCGGATTATATCCACGGCGTCGTACTGCCGGTCGACGGCGGGTGGCTGGCCCGATGA